A window of Paenibacillus polygoni contains these coding sequences:
- a CDS encoding methyltransferase domain-containing protein, with protein MSIFRNLSTRAKEDELMDDFSLGGEELSEALKHLRRLNKIFGAPGPTCYGVEKLWTEIGRPSELTLLDVGAGSGDVNRKLLTWADSKGIEMKIILVDLTEEACEEARSYFRDEKRVNVVRADVKSLPEGYADIVTGSQFVHHFEGQELVEIVSHMLRSSKYGVVINDIHRHPVPYTAVWLTTRMISRNRYIRHDGPLSVAKGFTHEDWNDLKSKLNHKTMTYSWKPLFRYAVVIPRE; from the coding sequence ATGTCTATCTTTAGAAATCTTTCAACAAGAGCAAAAGAAGATGAACTTATGGATGATTTCTCCCTAGGCGGCGAAGAACTGAGCGAAGCACTCAAGCATTTACGAAGACTAAACAAGATTTTTGGTGCTCCTGGTCCCACTTGTTATGGTGTAGAGAAGCTATGGACGGAGATCGGTAGACCGAGTGAGCTGACACTGCTTGATGTCGGCGCCGGATCAGGAGACGTCAATCGCAAACTTCTTACATGGGCAGACAGCAAAGGAATTGAGATGAAGATTATCCTTGTCGATCTAACGGAAGAAGCCTGCGAAGAAGCGCGATCTTATTTTCGGGATGAAAAGCGAGTAAATGTGGTCAGGGCTGATGTAAAGTCTCTGCCGGAAGGATATGCAGATATCGTGACGGGTTCTCAGTTCGTACATCATTTCGAGGGACAGGAGCTCGTTGAAATCGTGAGTCACATGCTGAGGTCTTCCAAATATGGTGTGGTTATTAACGATATTCACCGGCATCCGGTACCTTACACGGCAGTATGGTTAACGACACGAATGATATCAAGAAACAGGTATATTCGGCACGATGGTCCGCTCTCTGTTGCCAAAGGATTTACACACGAGGACTGGAACGACCTAAAATCAAAACTGAATCATAAGACGATGACCTATTCATGGAAACCTCTATTCCG
- a CDS encoding type III polyketide synthase yields MTQNSQFTGISILGMGTALPSHPIPQADISELITSSLQDRPDLARFARRIFRSCGVEMRYTVEPEFTKKSSTECRYLPSNDLSGVPTTEERMNTYKRESVPLGLTAAKAALLDSGIDKSEITHLITVSCTGQFLPGLDVMLMKELGLSPRVNRLPLIFQGCAAGLKAIQMARDVVQGSPESKVLVVCVELSSLHFQPAMDREALFAASFFGDGAAGCVIGEADKNHSSYFELGKGYSVLLPDSTEDMTWEVGNAGFDLYLSPRIPKLLGEYLAPELELLLEGDKLPELWAIHPGGKGIVDSVQNVLELRDDQTKYSRDILKNAGNLSSVTIMFVLAAMRQDMRDKNQEKTKGIAMAFGPGLTAELMQFTYVPAYQVAETEPSHVYL; encoded by the coding sequence ATGACACAAAATTCACAATTTACTGGCATTTCTATATTAGGCATGGGTACCGCACTGCCTTCACATCCGATCCCGCAAGCAGATATATCGGAACTGATCACCTCTTCCCTCCAGGACCGGCCCGACCTGGCCCGGTTTGCACGAAGGATATTTAGATCATGCGGAGTAGAGATGCGTTATACAGTTGAGCCGGAATTCACCAAAAAATCTTCAACCGAGTGCAGATATTTGCCATCTAATGATTTATCCGGGGTACCTACTACGGAAGAACGAATGAATACATACAAAAGGGAATCTGTTCCCCTTGGGCTTACGGCTGCGAAAGCCGCATTACTTGACAGCGGTATAGATAAAAGTGAAATTACGCATCTGATTACGGTGAGCTGTACGGGACAGTTTCTTCCTGGGCTTGATGTGATGTTAATGAAAGAGCTTGGTTTATCACCACGCGTGAACCGGCTTCCGTTGATTTTCCAAGGATGCGCGGCGGGTCTCAAAGCGATCCAAATGGCAAGAGATGTAGTTCAAGGTTCTCCGGAATCAAAAGTTCTCGTTGTTTGTGTAGAACTGAGCAGTTTACATTTTCAACCTGCGATGGATCGAGAGGCATTATTTGCAGCTTCCTTCTTTGGAGACGGGGCAGCTGGGTGCGTGATTGGGGAAGCTGACAAGAATCATAGTTCCTATTTCGAACTTGGGAAAGGGTATTCCGTTCTGCTGCCTGATTCAACAGAAGATATGACGTGGGAAGTAGGCAATGCGGGATTTGATCTCTACCTTTCTCCGCGAATTCCCAAACTATTAGGTGAATATCTTGCTCCAGAGTTAGAACTATTGTTAGAAGGGGACAAGCTTCCTGAGTTATGGGCAATCCATCCAGGCGGAAAAGGAATTGTTGATTCGGTACAAAATGTGCTTGAGCTTCGTGATGATCAGACGAAATACAGCAGGGATATTCTTAAAAACGCAGGGAACCTGTCATCTGTCACGATTATGTTTGTACTTGCTGCTATGCGTCAAGATATGAGAGATAAGAATCAGGAAAAAACAAAGGGGATTGCTATGGCCTTTGGTCCTGGTCTTACCGCAGAACTGATGCAGTTTACATATGTCCCTGCCTATCAAGTAGCTGAAACGGAGCCTTCCCATGTCTATCTTTAG
- a CDS encoding lytic polysaccharide monooxygenase, which translates to MAEQSLLERKSFRFRILLGLAFALVLGLVTAGIASAHGYLNSPQSRAFLCKQGQNTGCGNVQYEPQSLEAKGNFPAAGPADGQISGAGIFPEMNEQSPTRWKKVDMNTGSNTFNWTLTAAHATKEWKYYITKPGWDQSKPITRSNIELFCKIDDGGKRPDFTVTHTCDIPSDRSGYHIILAVWEISDTGNAFYNTIDANIAGSGGGAADTAAPTAPASLRSSNVAATAVSLAWNAATDNVGVTGYDIYRGTTLIGTVSGSTLTYTATGLTANTSYTFTVKAKDAAGNVSAASNVLTVQTAAVSTPDTTAPTAPSGLHSMTVNANSVSLMWSASTDNVAVTGYDIYNGNTRVGSVSGSTLEYTVTGLTGSTNYTFTVKAKDAAGNVSAASNALTVTTSAPSTSAPEWSSGTAYKANDLVTYNGVVYKCIQPHTALTGWEPVTTPALWSVN; encoded by the coding sequence TTGGCAGAACAAAGCTTGCTTGAAAGAAAAAGTTTCCGTTTTCGTATTTTGCTTGGCTTAGCATTTGCTCTGGTATTAGGTTTAGTAACCGCAGGAATCGCTTCAGCACACGGGTACCTAAACTCCCCGCAAAGCCGTGCTTTCCTCTGTAAACAAGGACAGAATACAGGCTGTGGTAATGTACAATATGAACCTCAATCGCTTGAAGCAAAAGGTAACTTTCCTGCAGCAGGTCCTGCTGATGGTCAAATTTCTGGAGCTGGCATCTTCCCAGAAATGAATGAACAATCTCCAACAAGATGGAAAAAAGTTGATATGAATACGGGTAGTAATACCTTTAACTGGACGTTAACAGCAGCCCATGCAACAAAAGAATGGAAATATTACATTACTAAACCAGGCTGGGATCAAAGTAAACCGATTACTCGTTCCAACATTGAACTCTTTTGTAAAATTGATGACGGAGGAAAAAGACCTGACTTTACTGTAACGCATACTTGCGACATTCCTTCGGACCGCAGCGGGTATCATATTATTCTCGCAGTATGGGAAATCTCCGATACTGGAAACGCTTTCTACAATACAATTGATGCAAATATTGCAGGCAGTGGCGGCGGAGCAGCGGACACAGCTGCACCAACAGCACCAGCGAGCCTGCGTTCTTCTAACGTAGCAGCTACGGCGGTATCCCTGGCTTGGAATGCAGCTACGGATAATGTAGGTGTAACAGGCTACGATATTTACCGTGGAACTACGCTCATTGGCACCGTTTCAGGATCAACACTGACTTATACAGCTACTGGTTTAACAGCAAACACAAGTTATACTTTTACAGTAAAAGCAAAAGATGCTGCTGGAAACGTATCTGCTGCTAGTAATGTACTTACCGTACAAACAGCTGCTGTTTCTACACCTGACACTACAGCTCCTACAGCTCCGAGCGGACTTCATTCCATGACAGTAAATGCCAATTCAGTCTCTCTTATGTGGTCTGCTTCCACTGATAACGTAGCTGTAACCGGTTATGATATCTATAATGGCAATACACGGGTAGGCAGTGTGTCTGGATCAACACTTGAATACACAGTCACTGGTCTTACAGGCAGCACGAATTATACCTTTACTGTGAAAGCGAAGGACGCTGCAGGGAATGTTTCCGCTGCTAGCAATGCATTAACCGTCACAACTTCTGCTCCGTCAACGTCAGCGCCGGAATGGTCTTCTGGAACCGCCTACAAAGCGAATGACCTTGTTACTTATAACGGGGTTGTCTATAAATGCATTCAACCTCATACTGCTTTAACCGGATGGGAACCTGTTACAACACCAGCCCTTTGGTCTGTTAATTAA
- a CDS encoding Gfo/Idh/MocA family protein yields MDKVKVGIIGCGKISGIYMENCSKFEILELVACADLDLERAKEQAAAYQIPKALTVPELLADPEIELVINLTIPAVHASVCLEALEAGKHVYVEKPLAVTREEGKQVLDRAAELGLLVGCAPETFFGTGIQTALKTIEEGRIGTPVSAAAFMMSRGHEHWHPDPEFYYAAGGGPMFDMGPYYLTALIQLLGPIASITGMTSAALEEREITSHKKRGKKVKVDIPTHVTGLIRFQGGAVASIITSFDIFGGSTLPNIEIHGTKGTLLVPDPNTFGGPVKWRGMGDAEWTEVPLLPGYDRNTRGIGPADMAYAIRSGRSHRASGALAYHVLEAMWAFHDASSEGKHYTMQSTCETPKPLPTDLPLYTLDQ; encoded by the coding sequence TTGGATAAAGTGAAGGTAGGTATTATTGGCTGCGGTAAAATAAGTGGAATTTATATGGAGAATTGCAGTAAGTTTGAAATCCTCGAACTTGTCGCTTGTGCCGATCTTGATTTGGAACGTGCTAAGGAACAAGCAGCAGCGTATCAGATTCCTAAAGCGCTCACGGTTCCTGAACTGTTAGCTGACCCTGAGATTGAGCTTGTTATTAACCTGACGATTCCTGCGGTCCATGCGAGTGTGTGTTTAGAGGCGCTTGAGGCGGGAAAACATGTCTACGTGGAAAAACCGCTCGCCGTGACTCGGGAAGAAGGGAAACAAGTACTTGACCGCGCGGCTGAGCTTGGTTTACTGGTAGGGTGTGCACCGGAAACTTTCTTTGGAACAGGAATTCAGACTGCTTTGAAAACGATTGAAGAGGGACGTATTGGGACTCCAGTTAGTGCCGCTGCTTTTATGATGAGCCGTGGACATGAACATTGGCATCCCGATCCCGAGTTCTATTATGCTGCAGGCGGAGGCCCGATGTTTGATATGGGACCTTATTATTTAACAGCGCTGATTCAGCTGCTTGGTCCGATTGCAAGCATTACTGGTATGACAAGTGCTGCACTTGAAGAACGGGAAATTACAAGTCACAAGAAACGCGGGAAAAAGGTTAAGGTCGATATTCCCACACATGTCACGGGTCTAATCCGATTTCAAGGTGGAGCAGTAGCAAGTATAATTACAAGTTTTGATATCTTTGGCGGAAGTACGCTTCCCAACATAGAGATACACGGTACGAAAGGAACACTTCTCGTTCCTGATCCGAACACCTTTGGCGGTCCCGTAAAATGGAGAGGGATGGGAGATGCAGAGTGGACCGAAGTTCCGCTTCTTCCTGGATATGACCGAAATACACGGGGAATTGGTCCTGCAGACATGGCTTACGCCATTCGGAGCGGGCGCAGTCATAGAGCAAGCGGTGCACTTGCGTACCATGTACTGGAAGCGATGTGGGCATTTCATGATGCATCAAGCGAAGGCAAACATTATACGATGCAAAGTACATGCGAAACTCCAAAACCGCTTCCTACCGATCTTCCTTTATATACACTTGACCAGTAA
- a CDS encoding ThuA domain-containing protein, which yields MKKALIVWGGWNGHEPELVSALFDEWLTEAGFEVELANTLDAYADAEKLRELDLIVPMWTMGTIEQKYVENVSAAVISGVGLAGCHGGMCDSFRTNVDWQFMTGGQWVAHPGNDGVEYTVEIKYSSSPLLAGIDNFQVKSEQYYLHVDPAVEVLATTRFPQVEGPHSANGAVDMPVVWTKKWGQGRVFYNSLGHHADIMEQPSVREIMTRGLLWAAEGKTLVDSRNTAATAYTGMADNQL from the coding sequence ATGAAAAAAGCACTAATTGTATGGGGTGGATGGAACGGTCATGAACCTGAATTGGTATCAGCATTATTTGATGAGTGGCTTACCGAGGCTGGGTTTGAAGTAGAACTGGCAAATACACTGGATGCTTATGCGGATGCAGAAAAACTTCGTGAACTGGACCTAATTGTGCCGATGTGGACAATGGGTACGATTGAACAGAAGTATGTGGAGAATGTGTCAGCTGCAGTCATTAGCGGAGTAGGCCTTGCTGGGTGTCATGGAGGAATGTGTGACTCCTTCCGAACGAATGTGGATTGGCAGTTTATGACGGGCGGGCAATGGGTAGCTCATCCAGGCAATGACGGTGTCGAGTATACGGTGGAGATCAAATACAGTTCAAGTCCGCTGCTTGCAGGAATAGACAATTTTCAGGTGAAAAGTGAACAGTATTATCTTCATGTTGACCCAGCAGTAGAGGTTCTTGCTACAACGAGATTCCCGCAGGTAGAAGGTCCGCACAGTGCTAATGGGGCTGTCGATATGCCTGTCGTATGGACGAAAAAATGGGGGCAAGGCCGGGTGTTCTATAATTCGCTGGGCCATCATGCGGATATTATGGAGCAGCCTTCTGTCAGAGAGATCATGACTCGCGGTCTTTTATGGGCCGCTGAAGGTAAAACATTAGTCGATTCAAGAAATACTGCCGCGACTGCTTATACAGGCATGGCCGATAATCAGCTGTAA
- a CDS encoding Gfo/Idh/MocA family protein, with product MSSIRVGMVGYKFMGKAHSNAYRSVPMFFPKVKKPEMAVICGRDEAAVKEAQEQFGWQESVTDWKELVQREDIDLIDINAPSNVHKEIALAAAKAGKHIFCEKPLALSLADSREMQTAAEAAGIKHMIGFNYRFSPAVQLAKDLIESGRLGKIYHFRATFLQDWILDPEFPLVWRLQKEIAGSGSHGDLGAHLIDMARFLVGEFKEVVGMSETFIKERPIASAMTGLTATKGNANTEKGPVTVDDATLFLAKFENGTIGSFEATRFAAGHRSTNSFEVNGSKGSVRFDFERMNELDVYFTSDEEDVQGFRRVLATDAAHKYAEAWWPAGHPIGFDQTFTHEMVEFMNAIEEDRQPVPNFSDGVACQAVLEAVEKSVQERRWVELTEMEDINQ from the coding sequence ATGAGTTCAATTCGTGTTGGAATGGTAGGATATAAATTTATGGGAAAGGCGCACAGTAATGCCTACCGAAGTGTTCCTATGTTTTTCCCAAAAGTAAAAAAGCCAGAAATGGCCGTCATCTGCGGACGCGATGAAGCAGCCGTAAAAGAAGCACAAGAACAGTTTGGCTGGCAGGAAAGTGTGACGGATTGGAAAGAACTCGTCCAGCGTGAAGATATTGATCTTATTGATATCAATGCACCAAGCAACGTACACAAAGAGATTGCACTTGCTGCAGCAAAAGCAGGCAAACATATTTTTTGTGAGAAACCGTTAGCGCTTTCACTCGCGGATTCTCGTGAGATGCAAACTGCGGCAGAAGCAGCAGGAATTAAGCATATGATCGGTTTTAATTATCGTTTTTCACCTGCGGTACAGCTTGCTAAGGATCTGATTGAAAGCGGAAGACTCGGTAAAATCTATCATTTCCGCGCGACCTTTTTACAGGACTGGATCTTGGACCCTGAGTTTCCGCTCGTATGGCGTTTGCAAAAGGAGATTGCTGGTTCCGGTTCGCATGGGGATCTTGGCGCTCATCTGATCGATATGGCACGTTTTCTGGTTGGAGAGTTCAAGGAAGTCGTCGGCATGAGCGAGACCTTTATTAAAGAGCGTCCTATTGCATCCGCAATGACTGGGCTTACAGCTACAAAAGGAAATGCAAACACGGAAAAAGGGCCTGTCACTGTTGATGATGCAACGCTGTTTTTAGCTAAATTTGAAAACGGTACCATTGGAAGCTTTGAGGCGACTAGATTCGCCGCTGGTCATCGCAGCACGAATTCGTTTGAGGTGAATGGCAGTAAAGGCAGTGTCAGATTTGATTTTGAACGGATGAATGAGCTGGATGTTTACTTTACAAGTGATGAGGAAGACGTACAAGGCTTCCGCCGTGTTCTCGCAACAGATGCAGCTCACAAATATGCAGAAGCATGGTGGCCTGCAGGACATCCGATTGGATTTGATCAGACGTTTACTCATGAGATGGTAGAGTTTATGAACGCAATCGAAGAAGATCGCCAGCCGGTTCCTAATTTTTCAGATGGAGTAGCTTGTCAGGCCGTATTAGAAGCAGTGGAGAAGTCAGTACAAGAACGTCGCTGGGTTGAACTTACCGAAATGGAGGATATAAACCAATGA
- a CDS encoding LacI family DNA-binding transcriptional regulator has protein sequence MSGYLIATRKEVAEFAGVSEATVSRVMNGVGPMKEETRSKVLRAAEKLGYVPSALARSFARNRSGNLGVVLPYIPKARLFSSYYFSEMLSGIGSAVREQGYDLLLLFRSEQEPQEYESFFLAQKVDALIILGSRDEPGEREAIRKLKEARHPFLVVNQHFKGESFPEVDVDHVEGSRQAVTHLIQQGCSHIGFLNGPLTYSNSADRLSGYQKALAEGDLHLDSSYLFEGNFSRRSGYEAAEKMRELLPEMDGLFVSNDRMAIGVLQKFREWQIPEEKYPKIVAYDDSDAAEITVPPLSSVRVPFYEMGMIAANKLLQIGNDAELFRTWFDEPVRELLQAELIVRASSRGNTHVNN, from the coding sequence ATGAGTGGATATCTTATCGCTACACGAAAGGAAGTTGCCGAATTTGCCGGGGTGTCGGAAGCCACCGTTTCTAGAGTCATGAATGGGGTTGGCCCCATGAAAGAGGAAACGCGCTCCAAGGTACTTCGTGCAGCAGAAAAACTGGGATATGTGCCGAGTGCGCTTGCACGCAGTTTTGCGAGAAATCGAAGCGGTAATCTTGGTGTCGTTCTGCCGTATATCCCCAAAGCACGATTGTTCTCAAGCTATTATTTCTCAGAAATGCTAAGCGGTATCGGCAGTGCTGTTCGTGAGCAAGGATATGATCTGCTGTTGTTATTTCGAAGTGAGCAGGAACCGCAGGAATATGAATCTTTTTTTCTGGCTCAGAAGGTAGATGCTCTTATTATTCTGGGATCTAGGGATGAGCCGGGCGAGCGGGAAGCCATTCGTAAATTAAAAGAGGCAAGACATCCTTTTCTTGTGGTGAACCAGCATTTTAAGGGAGAGTCCTTTCCTGAAGTGGATGTGGATCATGTGGAAGGCAGCAGGCAGGCTGTCACACATTTGATTCAGCAAGGATGTAGTCATATTGGATTTTTAAATGGACCATTAACGTATTCCAACAGTGCAGATCGTCTTTCAGGTTATCAAAAGGCTTTGGCCGAAGGAGATCTTCATCTCGATTCAAGTTATTTGTTCGAAGGTAATTTTAGCCGCCGAAGCGGATATGAGGCAGCAGAGAAAATGAGGGAGCTACTTCCTGAGATGGATGGCTTGTTTGTCTCAAACGATCGTATGGCCATCGGTGTGCTGCAAAAGTTCAGAGAATGGCAAATTCCTGAAGAGAAGTACCCGAAAATAGTCGCATATGATGATTCGGATGCAGCTGAAATTACGGTACCTCCGCTTAGCAGTGTACGCGTTCCCTTTTATGAAATGGGAATGATCGCAGCTAATAAATTACTGCAAATAGGTAATGATGCTGAGCTTTTCCGTACATGGTTTGACGAACCGGTAAGAGAATTGCTGCAAGCTGAGCTTATTGTTCGGGCTTCTTCTAGAGGAAATACCCATGTAAATAACTAA
- a CDS encoding MDR family MFS transporter, with translation MSKYNSKEQRIPKGILAAAWAIALGAIAPMLDSTMVNIAVSSLIKDFNTTLDIIQWSITGYVLALAIAVPISGWLMDKFNGKKIFIGAVAAFGVISFFVGVSWNIYSFIILRLLQGFSAGIITTLMSTLLVKTAGQENLGKVIAIVSTPMILGPILGPVIGGFIVHSASWQWIFFINVFIVLITAPLMMKYIPNFEPFNKESKLDVFGIVNLSLMSTTLIYGITKAADHATFNNGETILWMGIGFALGVIYLVYNRIRKYQTVLPLNLFTHKTFLASSTGLFLANFAIMGPMLILPMYFQIFRNFTPIEASLALIPQGVGMLVTRPVIGKWIDRIGAKYVVMVSLALSLIGSIPLIFITDKTSMIWISIILFIRGTSVGGINLPLTSDAYTGLDNKQLPQAGVGINIIENLGSSFGSAVIATTVASFVQGMEPTTASSLKGYQAGFLLSAIVFVIIFIPSLFLTHKKKANISG, from the coding sequence ATGTCAAAATACAACTCTAAGGAACAAAGAATACCAAAAGGTATTCTTGCAGCTGCCTGGGCAATCGCACTCGGAGCCATTGCTCCGATGCTGGACTCAACAATGGTGAACATCGCCGTAAGTTCACTAATTAAAGACTTCAACACGACACTGGATATCATTCAATGGTCCATTACTGGTTATGTTTTAGCTCTTGCAATTGCAGTTCCGATTTCTGGATGGCTTATGGACAAATTTAACGGAAAGAAAATTTTTATCGGCGCTGTCGCTGCCTTTGGCGTAATTTCTTTTTTTGTTGGAGTTAGTTGGAACATTTATAGTTTCATTATCCTGCGTTTGCTTCAAGGATTTAGCGCTGGGATTATTACCACACTTATGTCAACTCTTTTGGTTAAGACAGCAGGCCAAGAGAATCTAGGGAAAGTGATAGCAATTGTCAGCACACCTATGATTCTTGGTCCCATCTTAGGGCCTGTTATTGGGGGATTCATTGTTCATAGTGCATCATGGCAGTGGATTTTCTTCATTAACGTGTTTATCGTTTTGATTACAGCACCACTTATGATGAAATACATTCCAAATTTTGAACCATTTAATAAGGAAAGTAAGCTCGATGTTTTTGGAATTGTGAATTTATCTTTGATGAGCACGACCTTGATTTACGGTATTACGAAAGCAGCAGATCATGCAACATTTAATAATGGTGAAACAATCCTATGGATGGGTATCGGCTTTGCATTAGGTGTTATTTACCTCGTATATAATCGAATCAGAAAATATCAAACTGTGCTCCCTTTGAATTTGTTTACACACAAGACTTTTTTAGCATCGAGCACCGGTTTATTCTTGGCAAATTTCGCTATTATGGGCCCCATGTTAATACTTCCAATGTATTTTCAAATCTTTCGTAATTTTACGCCAATTGAAGCATCGCTTGCTTTAATCCCTCAGGGAGTTGGGATGCTTGTTACTCGGCCTGTTATCGGAAAGTGGATTGATCGTATTGGAGCGAAATATGTAGTTATGGTCAGTCTTGCTCTTTCGCTGATTGGATCTATTCCACTTATTTTTATCACTGATAAAACAAGCATGATATGGATATCTATCATATTGTTTATTCGCGGTACCAGTGTGGGAGGTATTAACCTTCCGTTAACGAGCGACGCTTATACTGGACTTGATAACAAACAACTTCCACAAGCAGGTGTGGGGATCAATATTATAGAAAACCTTGGCTCAAGTTTTGGTTCGGCGGTTATCGCAACCACTGTCGCATCTTTTGTACAAGGAATGGAACCAACGACAGCAAGCAGTTTAAAAGGCTATCAGGCTGGATTCTTATTATCCGCCATCGTATTTGTTATAATCTTCATTCCAAGTCTATTCCTTACACATAAAAAGAAAGCGAATATCAGTGGGTAA
- a CDS encoding MarR family transcriptional regulator has translation MNEQEQLIMNVRDLFNKMAWINKSKMEGSLKGYKPSEVHCIDSIGKNVDANVTKLAVSLYMTRGAISKITKKLINRGLIETYQKSNNKKEIYFRLTEQGEVIYKIHEELHKEFQERDKVVFEQITEEQLESLLSFVEKYSKHLDEEIKKQNLSIN, from the coding sequence ATGAATGAACAAGAACAACTTATAATGAATGTCAGGGACTTATTTAATAAGATGGCTTGGATTAATAAGTCTAAGATGGAAGGCAGTCTTAAGGGGTATAAACCTTCTGAAGTGCACTGTATTGATAGCATTGGAAAAAATGTAGATGCGAATGTGACAAAACTTGCGGTGTCGCTCTATATGACAAGAGGGGCTATAAGTAAAATAACTAAAAAGCTGATAAATAGAGGCTTAATTGAAACCTATCAGAAGTCGAATAATAAAAAAGAAATTTATTTTAGACTTACGGAGCAGGGAGAAGTGATTTACAAAATTCATGAGGAACTGCACAAAGAGTTTCAAGAACGAGACAAAGTCGTATTTGAACAAATTACCGAAGAACAATTGGAAAGTTTGCTTAGCTTCGTCGAAAAGTACAGCAAACATTTAGATGAAGAAATAAAGAAACAAAATTTATCTATTAATTAA
- a CDS encoding YnfA family protein, whose translation MMISIFIFMIAGLAEIGGGYLVWLWLREGRPYGYGIAGSLILVLYGVIPTLQQFPSFGRVYAAYGGVFVIMAVLWGWGIDKKTPDVYDWIGALLCLAGVAVMLWAPRNG comes from the coding sequence ATGATGATATCTATATTTATATTCATGATCGCAGGACTTGCTGAAATCGGAGGCGGGTACTTGGTCTGGTTATGGCTTCGCGAGGGAAGACCGTACGGGTATGGGATTGCAGGCAGTCTCATTCTTGTCTTATATGGAGTGATTCCAACACTGCAGCAGTTCCCTTCATTCGGGAGAGTTTACGCAGCCTATGGAGGCGTATTTGTTATTATGGCTGTACTTTGGGGCTGGGGCATTGATAAAAAGACGCCTGACGTATATGACTGGATTGGTGCGTTGTTATGTCTCGCAGGTGTGGCAGTCATGTTATGGGCTCCGAGGAACGGATGA
- a CDS encoding ABC transporter substrate-binding protein yields MGMKKSGKRRKNVVKAGALLIVLSMALTACGGGTSSDNPDQAADTPEQTTKTPVKVVLNWFAKSEHGGFYAAEEEGIYDANNLDVTIEPGGPQVSSIQIVASGKAEFGVAHADQILLARKEGIPIVALATTFQISPQALMYHEESGITDFGDLNGRTVFIQQGQPYWEFLKHKYKLDSVKEVAYTGQHSNFIEDPQSASQSFVNGEPFVVEKQGVKVKTKLIADSDYKPYAAVIYTTEKYLKEHPETVKAFIGGTVEGWNNYKENYEKINKKINEVNTNLSEDEIAFGEEAQREYVYGYDAEEHGVGYMTEERWTELMKQLIEIGLLDQEMDVKTVFTTDYLPEH; encoded by the coding sequence ATGGGGATGAAGAAGTCAGGGAAACGCAGAAAAAATGTGGTTAAGGCTGGAGCATTATTGATTGTTTTGAGTATGGCGTTAACTGCCTGCGGAGGAGGAACCAGCTCAGACAACCCTGATCAGGCCGCAGATACCCCGGAGCAAACAACGAAGACACCTGTGAAAGTAGTGCTCAACTGGTTTGCTAAATCGGAACACGGTGGTTTTTACGCAGCGGAAGAAGAAGGAATCTATGATGCTAATAATCTAGATGTGACGATTGAACCTGGGGGTCCGCAGGTCTCTTCTATTCAGATTGTTGCTTCTGGAAAAGCGGAGTTTGGGGTAGCGCATGCGGACCAAATTTTACTGGCACGTAAAGAAGGAATTCCCATTGTAGCCCTGGCAACTACATTCCAGATCAGTCCGCAAGCACTGATGTACCATGAAGAATCAGGAATTACTGATTTTGGAGACTTAAACGGACGGACGGTATTTATACAGCAAGGTCAGCCTTACTGGGAATTTCTCAAACATAAATACAAATTGGATTCCGTCAAAGAAGTGGCGTATACCGGACAACACAGCAATTTTATCGAAGATCCACAGTCAGCCAGTCAATCCTTCGTTAATGGAGAGCCCTTTGTCGTTGAGAAACAAGGCGTGAAAGTGAAGACAAAGCTCATTGCTGATTCTGATTATAAACCGTATGCGGCCGTTATTTATACAACGGAGAAATACCTGAAAGAACATCCCGAAACCGTGAAAGCTTTTATCGGCGGGACGGTAGAAGGCTGGAATAATTACAAAGAAAACTATGAAAAAATCAACAAAAAAATAAATGAAGTAAACACAAATTTGTCTGAAGATGAAATCGCATTTGGCGAAGAGGCGCAGCGTGAATATGTGTATGGTTATGATGCCGAGGAACATGGAGTTGGCTACATGACAGAGGAACGCTGGACGGAACTTATGAAGCAGCTTATAGAGATTGGTCTTCTTGATCAAGAGATGGATGTGAAAACGGTGTTCACCACGGATTATTTACCTGAACATTAG